A part of Arthrobacter dokdonellae genomic DNA contains:
- a CDS encoding amidohydrolase codes for MKIDLILSNANVITMDPARPAAHTIGVLNGRIVALDDELRGLGAREHRDLNGATVTPGFNDSHCHTTWFGLGLAEIDLASARGLDEVYRRLEEAAGGTAAGQWLRATGFNHRDHGGAFPELAVMDRLTGDRPLYIRHTSGHMALANSASMRLAGVLAADFPDPDGGVICRDDAGHPTGLLQENAQQLIQNLILPYSQADIVEALDRGTTRYAQEGITSFTEAGVGGGWIGHSPAEFAAYQRARTAGSLHARAQLMPALDMLHPLAANPDDDFGLGLDLGICSGFGDEYLSLGPAKVFLDGSLFSETAALTEDYCGHAHGPAGPAIAGVEGTREARRRGYFQADPRQMRDRILGAYRSGWSIAAHAIGDRAVDLALDVLTEAVRRYGPPSIPNRIEHASLTRPEHLPKLKAADIAVTPQSSFFAPMGDAMTASLGTERARYAYRARSFIDAGILMPGSSDRPVADGNVLAGIQAYVDRRTASGQIFGSPDERITAYQALAAYTSVAARATGFGATKGNIAPGMLADFAILSDSPLSVPTQEIAGIKVRATVVGGTFTNDRLD; via the coding sequence ATGAAAATCGACCTTATTCTAAGCAATGCAAACGTCATCACCATGGACCCGGCACGGCCCGCGGCCCATACCATCGGGGTGCTCAACGGCCGGATTGTCGCCTTGGACGATGAGCTTCGTGGGCTGGGTGCACGGGAGCACCGGGACCTGAACGGGGCTACGGTGACGCCGGGATTCAATGACTCGCATTGCCACACCACCTGGTTCGGATTGGGTCTGGCCGAGATCGATCTGGCCAGCGCCCGCGGCCTCGACGAAGTGTACCGCCGGCTCGAGGAGGCCGCCGGAGGCACCGCGGCCGGGCAGTGGTTACGTGCCACCGGCTTCAACCACCGTGACCACGGCGGCGCATTTCCCGAGCTGGCGGTGATGGACCGTCTCACCGGAGACCGACCCCTGTACATTCGTCACACCTCCGGGCACATGGCACTGGCCAACTCGGCGTCGATGCGGCTGGCCGGCGTGCTGGCTGCCGACTTCCCTGATCCGGACGGCGGCGTGATCTGCCGCGACGACGCCGGCCACCCCACCGGCCTGCTGCAGGAAAACGCACAGCAGTTGATCCAGAACCTGATCCTGCCTTACTCGCAGGCCGATATTGTCGAAGCGCTTGACCGTGGCACTACCCGTTATGCCCAGGAGGGCATCACCAGCTTCACGGAGGCCGGTGTCGGTGGCGGCTGGATCGGGCACAGCCCGGCCGAATTCGCCGCTTACCAGCGGGCACGAACCGCCGGGAGTCTGCATGCTCGCGCCCAGCTGATGCCCGCCCTGGACATGTTGCACCCGCTGGCAGCCAATCCGGACGACGACTTCGGGCTGGGCCTGGATCTGGGCATCTGCTCCGGCTTCGGCGACGAGTACCTATCCCTCGGCCCTGCCAAGGTATTCCTCGACGGTTCGCTGTTCAGCGAGACCGCTGCGCTGACTGAGGATTACTGCGGACATGCGCACGGACCGGCCGGCCCTGCGATCGCTGGTGTGGAGGGGACGCGCGAGGCCCGGCGCCGCGGCTACTTCCAAGCTGACCCCAGACAGATGCGCGATCGCATCCTTGGCGCCTATCGCTCCGGGTGGTCCATCGCCGCGCACGCCATAGGAGACCGGGCCGTCGATCTGGCCCTCGACGTCCTCACCGAGGCCGTGCGCCGGTACGGACCGCCATCGATCCCCAACCGGATCGAACACGCCTCGCTGACCCGGCCCGAACACCTTCCCAAGCTTAAGGCCGCCGACATCGCCGTCACCCCGCAATCGAGCTTCTTCGCTCCGATGGGCGACGCCATGACGGCCTCGCTCGGCACCGAACGCGCTCGCTACGCCTACCGCGCCCGCTCGTTCATCGACGCCGGCATCCTAATGCCCGGAAGCTCCGACCGTCCGGTCGCCGACGGCAACGTTCTTGCCGGCATCCAGGCTTACGTCGACCGGCGCACCGCCAGCGGGCAGATCTTCGGCTCCCCGGACGAGCGGATCACCGCCTACCAAGCCCTCGCCGCCTACACCAGCGTCGCCGCTCGGGCCACCGGCTTCGGGGCAACCAAGGGCAACATCGCTCCTGGCATGCTCGCCGACTTCGCGATCCTTAGCGATTCCCCGCTGAGCGTTCCGACGCAGGAAATCGCTGGCATCAAGGTCCGCGCCACCGTTGTCGGTGGCACCTTCACGAACGACCGATTGGACTAA
- a CDS encoding sodium:solute symporter family transporter — protein MNMLIGYTGIVLFLVLIIVVLERTRHKDKTFSEYATAGRSFGSFYGTMAFTNSWMSGTVFISFAGLAASAGLIGFYLVAYSLAAVALMVPLAKPIHEWGRKFDLRTQADLLGMRYNSRAVRVVAASIGLIATLPWIILGMQSLALVFSYLSFGLVGPLFAVIISVGVIVFRQIWTVKYGMRGIIISDMVQGIFAYLIGQHDDGPRRPGLGFLSGHSPARPDSVFRHLLEAWQRNRRRGRHGERLRHRRGPAVALPGFHSVAGRTHLGGGSAVPQRRRLRGLLLRLWPRPGGRGSNRATLGCAQGRHSPCSRSGCGPFRVTSRIGRRRTRRRPSSGNLLGEFLMLTSLAQAQRRFRDDSQRAVTDVAAAVRNDAETCGAYITLAGPPDPGTSLPDGALTGVPFAVKDNIETADLPTTAGTGLLRGHRPGINAAVVQKLLDAGAYLVGKSNLHELALGVTSNNGAFGPVRHPFDLLRSPGGSSGGSAVAVATGSVPFALGTDTGGSVRIPASFCGIVGYRPTVGRYSSEGLIRVSWTRDTIGVLARSVADVMQVDGVLVDCPASAHDLNPQDIRLGIPRRDLYEDLDPEVARLTELALERLADAGVTLVEVDMGTPRADSLAAGFAIMNFETERCLSEYLNAISDDHITLSQLAESVESPDVRAILQDIVNAPTPTEAYNAALGAREDLRSRYREAFQTNGIQAVIYPSVVTTAPLLGREDSFIHNGRPADVLRTIVANATPSAVAGTPSISLPAGFTTDGLPVGLTLDSLMDADLTLLTVAIAVEPLLSDPMAAS, from the coding sequence ATGAACATGCTCATCGGATACACCGGCATTGTGTTGTTTTTAGTGCTCATCATCGTGGTCTTGGAACGCACCAGACACAAGGACAAAACCTTCAGCGAATATGCGACCGCCGGACGCTCTTTTGGCTCCTTTTACGGCACCATGGCCTTCACTAACTCATGGATGTCAGGGACCGTTTTTATCTCCTTCGCCGGGCTCGCGGCAAGCGCCGGTCTCATCGGCTTCTATCTGGTCGCCTATTCGTTGGCGGCGGTGGCGCTGATGGTGCCGCTGGCTAAGCCAATCCACGAGTGGGGCCGGAAATTCGATCTCAGAACCCAAGCCGACCTACTCGGCATGCGGTATAACTCGCGAGCGGTTCGCGTCGTCGCGGCCAGCATCGGGCTCATCGCCACCTTGCCTTGGATCATCTTGGGCATGCAGTCGTTGGCGTTGGTGTTTTCGTACCTCTCCTTCGGTCTGGTCGGCCCACTTTTCGCCGTTATTATTAGCGTCGGCGTCATTGTGTTCCGCCAAATCTGGACCGTCAAATACGGCATGCGCGGGATCATTATCAGCGACATGGTGCAGGGGATCTTCGCGTACCTCATCGGCCAACACGACGACGGGCCTCGTCGCCCTGGCCTTGGTTTCCTATCAGGGCATAGTCCAGCTCGCCCCGACTCTGTTTTTCGGCATCTTCTGGAAGCGTGGCAACGCAATCGGCGCCGTGGCCGGCATGGTGAGCGGCTTCGCCACCGCCGCGGTCCTGCAGTGGCTCTACCCGGTTTCCATTCCGTGGCTGGGCGGACTCACCTCGGGGGTGGCAGCGCTGTTCCTCAACGTCGCCGCTTACGTGGTCTGCTCCTACGCCTTTGGCCGCGACCAGGCGGAAGAGGATCGAATCGAGCGACTCTGGGCTGTGCACAAGGGCGCCACAGCCCCTGTAGCCGAAGTGGCTGCGGCCCATTCCGTGTGACCTCCCGGATCGGCCGTCGGCGGACCCGTCGGCGGCCGTCATCCGGCAACCTACTTGGAGAATTTTTGATGCTCACCAGCCTGGCGCAAGCCCAACGGCGCTTTCGAGACGATTCACAGCGAGCAGTGACCGACGTCGCCGCGGCAGTCCGCAATGACGCCGAGACCTGCGGCGCGTACATCACGCTGGCAGGGCCGCCCGATCCGGGAACTTCCCTCCCGGACGGAGCGTTGACCGGCGTGCCATTTGCAGTCAAGGACAACATCGAAACTGCGGATCTTCCGACGACGGCGGGCACCGGACTTCTGCGCGGTCACCGGCCGGGTATCAACGCGGCCGTCGTCCAGAAACTGCTAGATGCCGGCGCTTACCTGGTGGGCAAGAGTAATTTGCACGAACTTGCACTCGGAGTCACCAGCAACAACGGGGCATTCGGCCCGGTCCGACACCCGTTCGACTTGTTGCGCAGCCCCGGAGGATCCAGCGGAGGCAGTGCCGTCGCCGTCGCCACAGGGTCAGTGCCGTTCGCGCTTGGGACCGATACTGGTGGGTCGGTGCGTATTCCTGCCTCGTTCTGCGGCATCGTCGGATACCGGCCGACGGTGGGCCGCTACAGCTCCGAGGGCCTGATCCGGGTCTCATGGACCCGCGACACGATCGGCGTCCTGGCCCGTTCGGTGGCGGATGTGATGCAGGTAGACGGCGTCCTGGTCGATTGCCCGGCCTCGGCCCATGACCTCAACCCGCAAGACATCCGCCTCGGCATCCCGCGTCGGGATCTCTATGAGGACCTCGATCCCGAGGTGGCACGGCTGACTGAGCTTGCGCTCGAGCGCTTGGCGGATGCCGGCGTCACCCTAGTCGAGGTCGATATGGGCACGCCGCGCGCCGATTCCCTAGCTGCCGGATTCGCGATCATGAACTTCGAGACCGAGCGCTGCCTCAGCGAATACCTGAATGCCATCTCAGACGACCACATCACCTTGAGCCAACTGGCCGAGTCCGTTGAATCGCCCGACGTCCGCGCCATCCTGCAGGACATTGTGAATGCGCCGACGCCCACCGAGGCCTACAACGCCGCGCTGGGAGCACGCGAAGATCTGCGCTCCCGCTATCGGGAAGCTTTCCAAACTAACGGCATCCAGGCTGTGATATACCCGTCCGTGGTCACCACCGCCCCGCTGCTCGGCCGGGAGGACTCCTTCATCCACAACGGCCGACCTGCCGATGTGCTGCGCACCATTGTGGCCAACGCCACGCCGTCGGCGGTGGCCGGAACCCCTTCGATCTCCCTTCCGGCCGGCTTCACCACGGACGGTCTGCCGGTGGGCCTGACCCTGGATAGTCTGATGGATGCCGACCTCACCCTCTTGACGGTGGCAATTGCCGTCGAGCCTCTTCTCTCCGACCCCATGGCGGCCTCCTGA
- a CDS encoding helix-turn-helix domain-containing protein has protein sequence MHTIPGAASRAENPERRWAELTSELGGRQAELADEFMQRLEQITDYTSGLVDLNEVRDTAEFSLRLLTESLTDGHAAAELLEFATGLGAKRARQGIPPESLINAVRLDFSIMWSELLAIARPEDAILLASRVEPVWRVVDEYASQTQASYLAERVRMAQDESDYRQEFIARLFGPAGQAPDVAAKAASALGLNVEDQLGVAAAAGSDAETLRRWASTGPRRRRCFIHQVDSVAVVFWPRSRRSREWGAHPAGLSELRCGLADDVKGLRGVSAAAAVATSLAQLLGDKDDGPITLESGWAQMARRSLRDAGLDLGTVVDQRLANCRGAERERLVATVDAYIDSGSVSTTAATLYCHRNTILTRLRRFQELTGIDLAVPAQAAKVVVAWA, from the coding sequence ATGCACACTATTCCGGGAGCGGCGTCGCGGGCGGAGAACCCGGAGCGACGCTGGGCCGAGCTGACCAGCGAGCTGGGCGGCCGGCAAGCCGAGCTCGCTGATGAGTTCATGCAGCGCCTCGAACAGATCACCGACTACACGTCCGGGCTGGTGGACCTAAACGAAGTGCGGGACACCGCCGAGTTTTCCCTACGACTGCTAACCGAAAGCCTGACCGATGGGCATGCGGCGGCCGAGCTGCTCGAATTCGCCACCGGTCTCGGCGCAAAGAGGGCACGGCAGGGGATCCCGCCGGAATCGCTGATCAATGCGGTGCGGCTTGACTTCAGCATCATGTGGTCTGAGCTTCTAGCCATCGCACGGCCCGAGGACGCCATCCTGCTGGCTTCACGGGTCGAACCCGTGTGGAGGGTGGTGGACGAATACGCCTCGCAGACCCAGGCCAGCTACCTGGCAGAACGGGTGAGGATGGCCCAAGACGAATCCGACTACCGGCAGGAATTCATCGCCCGGCTATTCGGTCCCGCTGGCCAGGCCCCCGACGTGGCTGCCAAGGCCGCTTCGGCGCTCGGCCTCAATGTCGAGGACCAGCTTGGTGTGGCTGCCGCGGCCGGTTCCGATGCCGAGACCCTGCGGCGCTGGGCTTCCACGGGGCCGCGCCGCAGACGATGCTTCATCCATCAAGTCGACAGTGTGGCGGTCGTGTTCTGGCCGCGTTCGCGTCGATCCCGTGAATGGGGAGCCCATCCTGCCGGTCTGTCCGAGCTGCGCTGCGGCCTGGCAGACGACGTCAAGGGGCTACGTGGCGTCTCGGCAGCTGCAGCCGTCGCCACCAGCCTCGCTCAGCTCCTCGGGGACAAGGACGACGGGCCGATCACCTTGGAATCCGGTTGGGCGCAAATGGCACGGCGCAGCTTGCGCGACGCCGGACTTGACCTCGGTACAGTGGTTGATCAGCGGCTCGCGAACTGTCGGGGCGCTGAACGAGAACGCTTGGTCGCGACCGTGGACGCCTACATCGACTCCGGCAGCGTCTCAACAACAGCAGCCACCCTATACTGCCACCGCAATACAATTCTCACCCGCCTCCGCCGCTTCCAAGAACTCACCGGCATCGACCTCGCAGTTCCTGCCCAGGCGGCCAAAGTAGTGGTCGCCTGGGCATAG
- a CDS encoding MFS transporter, protein MDQPIGAPTATTAAQHQKAHRTSVRAVAASTIGSVLEYYDFFVFGTFSALVFGHVFFPADNAVVGGMLAMATFAVGFVARPLGGVILGHFGDRVGRKRVLLFTFMLTGLVTVLIGFLPTYAQVGIASPMLLVLLRVLQGVGIGGEWGGAALLAVEHAPANRRSLYGSIVQAGAPIGVLLSSGVVALLTATLGMDALIAWGWRIPFLASSVLLMVGLFLRFKVEETPEFNEVKATKAEAKLPVVQAIMRFPKEIASSIFIHMSDTTLGLVQGVFVLGYASGVLGMNPTIVLLANMFSSVCNLIITPIAGHFGDRFGQKRILTVGLVLMGLWAFPMFWLIGTATVWGLFTATGVCGVLVGLLFSQQATLFADMFHPAVRYSGMSMGFQVGTVIGGGFGPLIAQGLTAATGGATWSVSTYILFVAILALLATQLVKPRFGARAHGHGHIVAAPAHVR, encoded by the coding sequence ATGGACCAGCCCATCGGCGCCCCGACGGCAACTACCGCCGCGCAACACCAGAAAGCACACCGGACCTCGGTCCGGGCCGTCGCAGCGAGCACCATAGGCTCGGTGCTCGAATACTATGACTTCTTCGTCTTCGGCACCTTTTCTGCATTGGTCTTCGGCCACGTGTTCTTCCCGGCCGACAATGCGGTGGTCGGCGGGATGTTGGCCATGGCCACCTTTGCCGTAGGATTCGTGGCTAGGCCGCTGGGCGGGGTGATCCTGGGCCACTTCGGCGACCGGGTCGGGCGCAAGCGCGTACTATTGTTCACCTTCATGCTCACCGGCCTGGTCACGGTGTTGATCGGTTTCCTGCCCACATACGCCCAGGTCGGCATCGCCTCCCCGATGCTGCTGGTGCTGTTGCGCGTGCTTCAGGGAGTGGGCATCGGCGGGGAATGGGGAGGCGCTGCGCTGCTGGCGGTTGAGCATGCCCCGGCAAACCGCCGTTCCCTCTACGGTTCCATCGTCCAGGCCGGTGCCCCCATCGGTGTGCTGCTCTCCTCGGGAGTCGTGGCCCTGCTTACTGCCACCCTGGGCATGGATGCACTGATCGCCTGGGGCTGGCGGATCCCGTTCCTTGCTTCCTCGGTTCTGCTGATGGTCGGGTTGTTCCTGCGCTTCAAGGTCGAGGAAACCCCCGAATTCAATGAGGTCAAAGCAACCAAGGCCGAAGCCAAGCTCCCGGTCGTGCAGGCCATCATGCGCTTTCCGAAGGAAATCGCCTCGTCAATCTTCATCCATATGTCCGACACCACCTTGGGCTTGGTCCAGGGCGTGTTCGTGCTCGGCTACGCCTCCGGGGTGCTGGGGATGAACCCGACCATCGTGCTGCTGGCCAATATGTTCTCCTCGGTCTGCAACCTGATCATTACCCCGATCGCCGGGCACTTTGGGGACCGATTCGGACAAAAGCGGATCCTCACCGTGGGTCTGGTGCTCATGGGACTGTGGGCATTCCCCATGTTTTGGCTGATCGGTACCGCCACCGTCTGGGGCCTCTTCACCGCCACCGGCGTTTGCGGCGTGCTCGTGGGGCTGCTCTTCAGCCAGCAGGCCACCCTGTTCGCCGACATGTTCCACCCGGCCGTGCGCTATTCCGGCATGTCGATGGGCTTCCAGGTCGGCACCGTCATCGGCGGCGGCTTCGGCCCCCTGATCGCCCAGGGCCTGACCGCCGCAACCGGCGGGGCAACCTGGTCTGTATCCACCTACATCCTCTTCGTCGCCATCCTGGCCTTGCTCGCCACCCAGTTGGTTAAGCCCCGCTTCGGTGCCCGCGCCCACGGCCATGGCCACATCGTGGCGGCACCCGCTCACGTCCGCTGA
- a CDS encoding arylsulfatase gives MNTIPAPFPGVIGTTTADSVPWWDTPDDSRCKAPNILMVILDDTGFSDFGCFGSEISTPVIDALAAGGVRYSNFHVTPLCSPTRASLLTGRNHHSVGMRFLADTDTGFPNSRGAIRPDVPMLPAILRDAGYGTYLVGKWHLAPLHEITPAGPFHNWPLSRGFEKYYGFMDGCTDQYEPELYQDNQQVPVPDTADYHLSEDLIDKAAGYVRDHVAFRPNDPFYLQLALGATHAPFQAPRVFIEKYLETFTKGWDATRRDRLERQIELGIAPAGTLLTERVEGIAGWDELDEDQRTVYSALQAAFAGFLDHADTQLGRLMATLRELGQEENTIVMVFSDNGASPEGGPGGDVDTNAPYSGVRRTAAEMLPLLEDLGTLTGGAHYPSGWAMAGNTPFRRYKQFVDLGGVRSPLVLSWPAGNLAAGTVSRDFVHAIDIAPTLLDLAGIPSPEQMDGASAAASLHPGPDPAGRPTQFWEMMGHRALWHEGWRAVTRHVAGADYEQDAWRLYDTANDFSEATDLAAAQPERLALLQQKWWEAAYANDVFPLDDRPLHEAIGVRGPVGLYSAARFVLRPGQGHVPLASAVTGSNRDVDVTAHLAADASVASGVLLHSGNAQGGYVLHLVGGHLVFEHSILKDHVVLISPEPLGAQVRDAGYRLTAHPDRTGDVELLAAGRVVARAKLAITSAHLSFWGMDVASVPVSTFSTAPLGKLDAGLLKKIVIEVHPAADDTREYADAILASE, from the coding sequence ATGAACACCATTCCCGCACCCTTCCCCGGTGTCATCGGCACCACAACGGCCGACTCGGTCCCCTGGTGGGATACTCCCGATGACTCCAGGTGCAAGGCACCCAATATATTGATGGTGATCCTGGATGACACCGGGTTCTCAGACTTCGGCTGCTTCGGCTCCGAAATCTCGACTCCCGTGATCGACGCACTGGCCGCCGGCGGGGTGCGGTACTCCAACTTCCATGTCACCCCGCTGTGCTCCCCGACCCGAGCCTCGCTGCTGACAGGGCGCAACCACCACTCGGTGGGCATGCGCTTCCTGGCGGACACCGACACGGGCTTCCCCAACTCGCGCGGCGCGATACGCCCCGACGTACCGATGCTGCCAGCAATCCTGCGGGATGCGGGCTATGGCACATATTTGGTGGGCAAGTGGCACCTGGCCCCCCTGCATGAGATCACCCCCGCCGGACCGTTTCACAACTGGCCGCTTTCGCGGGGCTTCGAAAAGTACTACGGCTTCATGGACGGCTGCACCGACCAGTACGAACCCGAGCTCTACCAGGACAACCAGCAGGTCCCGGTCCCCGATACCGCGGATTACCATCTCAGCGAGGACCTGATCGATAAGGCGGCCGGGTACGTACGCGACCACGTGGCCTTTCGCCCCAATGACCCGTTCTACCTACAGCTGGCCTTGGGCGCCACCCACGCGCCTTTCCAGGCACCACGCGTGTTCATCGAGAAGTATCTGGAGACGTTCACCAAGGGCTGGGACGCCACCCGCCGCGACCGGCTCGAACGTCAGATCGAGCTCGGCATCGCCCCGGCCGGAACACTACTGACCGAGCGCGTGGAGGGCATCGCCGGATGGGACGAGCTGGACGAGGACCAGCGCACCGTCTATTCTGCCCTTCAGGCCGCTTTCGCCGGGTTCCTTGACCACGCTGACACGCAGCTGGGCCGGCTAATGGCCACCCTGCGCGAGCTAGGCCAGGAGGAGAATACCATCGTGATGGTCTTCTCCGACAACGGGGCCAGCCCCGAGGGCGGACCCGGCGGAGACGTGGACACGAATGCCCCCTATTCCGGGGTGCGGCGCACCGCGGCCGAAATGCTCCCTCTACTCGAAGATCTGGGTACCCTCACCGGAGGGGCCCACTACCCGAGCGGGTGGGCGATGGCAGGAAACACGCCCTTCCGCCGATACAAGCAATTCGTGGACTTGGGCGGTGTCCGCTCCCCGCTGGTCCTCTCCTGGCCGGCCGGGAACCTGGCCGCCGGTACGGTCAGCCGGGACTTCGTCCACGCCATCGACATCGCTCCGACCCTGCTGGATCTGGCCGGCATCCCCTCCCCCGAACAGATGGACGGCGCTAGCGCCGCCGCATCGTTGCACCCGGGCCCCGACCCGGCCGGCCGGCCCACCCAGTTCTGGGAAATGATGGGCCACCGCGCGCTTTGGCACGAGGGCTGGCGGGCCGTGACCCGGCACGTGGCCGGGGCGGACTATGAACAGGATGCCTGGCGACTCTACGACACCGCCAACGACTTCTCCGAGGCAACCGACCTGGCCGCGGCACAGCCCGAACGGCTGGCCTTGCTGCAGCAGAAGTGGTGGGAAGCAGCCTACGCCAACGACGTGTTCCCGCTCGATGACCGTCCGCTCCATGAGGCCATCGGGGTGCGCGGCCCGGTCGGACTGTACTCCGCTGCGCGTTTCGTGCTGCGCCCCGGACAGGGCCACGTGCCACTGGCCAGCGCTGTTACCGGCTCCAACCGCGACGTCGACGTGACCGCACACCTCGCCGCCGACGCGTCGGTCGCCAGTGGCGTGCTGCTGCATTCGGGCAATGCCCAAGGCGGCTACGTGCTGCATCTGGTCGGCGGGCACCTCGTCTTTGAGCACTCGATACTCAAGGACCACGTGGTCCTCATATCCCCGGAGCCGCTCGGGGCGCAGGTGCGAGATGCAGGGTACAGGCTCACCGCACATCCCGACCGCACAGGGGACGTGGAACTATTGGCTGCAGGCCGCGTGGTGGCGCGCGCGAAGCTCGCCATCACCTCCGCACACCTGTCCTTCTGGGGCATGGATGTAGCCTCGGTGCCGGTGAGCACGTTCAGCACGGCGCCACTGGGCAAACTTGATGCGGGCCTATTGAAAAAGATCGTCATCGAGGTGCATCCGGCAGCCGATGACACCCGGGAATACGCAGACGCGATCCTGGCCAGCGAGTAA
- a CDS encoding nucleoside hydrolase: MKSVILDVDTGIDDALALMLAVSHPDLDVRAVTCVGGNVSLEQVVANTLGILELMNAGHIPVAAGLAQPLLEPAQDASYVHGSNGVGGIELPAPTRGVEDVHAVELLRRTLAASTEPITIIALAPLGNIALLLTLHPEVRDKIERIVFMGGSVGTGNATASAEFNIWHDPEAAEMVLRSGVPTTMYGLEAFYRVTVDAGRIAVLVASQNPVDRALGGLLSHLATVTADEARIPDKGSAAIGDAGTVCAVIDPGALVLTAAPVEVSLAQGPTRGQTVVDLRTGLGAGGTETHEQTSHIQVVLDVNGPRYATLFLDTLAAAGGTAFATNPGK; encoded by the coding sequence ATGAAATCCGTGATCCTCGACGTTGATACCGGCATCGACGATGCCCTGGCCCTGATGCTGGCCGTTTCCCACCCGGACCTGGACGTGCGGGCCGTGACCTGCGTGGGCGGCAACGTATCGCTGGAGCAAGTGGTCGCCAACACGCTGGGCATCCTCGAACTCATGAATGCCGGGCATATCCCGGTAGCAGCGGGCCTGGCCCAGCCGCTGCTCGAGCCGGCCCAGGACGCCAGCTACGTCCATGGGTCCAACGGGGTGGGCGGGATCGAGCTGCCCGCGCCAACGCGCGGGGTCGAAGACGTCCACGCGGTGGAACTGCTGCGCCGCACCCTGGCAGCCTCCACCGAACCGATCACCATCATTGCCCTGGCCCCGCTGGGCAATATCGCACTGCTGCTGACCCTTCACCCCGAGGTGCGGGACAAGATTGAACGGATCGTATTCATGGGCGGCTCCGTTGGCACCGGCAACGCCACCGCCAGCGCCGAATTCAACATCTGGCACGACCCCGAGGCGGCCGAAATGGTGCTGCGCTCCGGCGTGCCCACCACGATGTACGGGCTCGAGGCATTCTACCGGGTCACCGTGGATGCCGGGCGGATCGCCGTACTGGTCGCCTCACAGAACCCTGTGGACCGGGCCCTGGGCGGACTGCTCAGTCATCTGGCTACGGTCACCGCCGATGAAGCGCGGATCCCGGACAAGGGGAGCGCGGCGATCGGTGATGCCGGCACGGTCTGCGCGGTCATCGACCCCGGAGCCCTGGTACTGACGGCTGCCCCGGTCGAAGTGTCCCTGGCCCAAGGTCCCACGCGCGGGCAGACCGTGGTGGACCTGCGCACCGGACTGGGCGCCGGCGGCACCGAAACCCACGAGCAGACGAGCCACATCCAAGTCGTGTTGGATGTCAACGGTCCCCGCTACGCCACGTTGTTCCTCGATACACTGGCAGCTGCGGGGGGCACCGCATTTGCAACCAATCCGGGGAAGTAG
- a CDS encoding PfkB family carbohydrate kinase: MGDTVSGTGRVFVVGSINVDTVIRVKAHPRPGESVHARGQVTAPGGKGGNQAAAAARAGAPTQMLGRIGSDALGRTYRAHLDMIGVDTTLVAASAGDTGQATIMVDDAGENSIIVLEGANGTVTEHDIALMAPLMRAGDVLTTQYELPTPIVKAALQAARAAGAFTILNPSPWRDNPELIELADLVVVNTLEAEHLGRTGDGICLTLGAGGACWDNVHVPAPKITPVDTTGAGDAFTGTLAAGIAAGTDKRVLLGRAVAAASDVCLRPNAQDWATRP, from the coding sequence ATGGGCGATACCGTGTCAGGAACAGGGCGGGTATTCGTGGTGGGTTCCATCAATGTGGACACCGTCATCCGTGTCAAGGCCCACCCACGGCCAGGAGAATCCGTCCACGCCCGCGGACAGGTCACGGCACCCGGCGGCAAGGGCGGGAACCAGGCCGCCGCGGCCGCACGCGCCGGAGCCCCGACACAGATGCTGGGACGCATCGGATCCGACGCCTTGGGGCGCACCTACAGGGCGCATCTGGACATGATTGGCGTGGACACCACGCTGGTGGCGGCATCGGCCGGCGACACCGGGCAGGCCACGATCATGGTTGATGATGCGGGGGAGAACTCGATCATCGTGCTCGAGGGGGCCAACGGGACCGTCACCGAACACGACATCGCCTTGATGGCCCCGCTGATGCGGGCCGGGGACGTGCTCACCACCCAGTACGAGCTGCCCACCCCCATCGTGAAGGCGGCCCTGCAGGCCGCCCGTGCGGCCGGTGCCTTCACGATCCTGAACCCTTCGCCCTGGCGGGACAACCCCGAGCTGATCGAGCTGGCCGACCTGGTCGTCGTCAACACGCTGGAGGCCGAGCATCTGGGCCGCACCGGAGATGGCATCTGCCTGACCTTAGGCGCGGGCGGGGCCTGCTGGGACAACGTCCACGTCCCGGCCCCGAAGATCACCCCCGTGGACACCACCGGAGCAGGGGATGCGTTCACCGGCACCCTGGCCGCCGGGATCGCCGCGGGCACCGACAAGCGCGTGCTGTTGGGCCGCGCCGTCGCCGCCGCATCCGACGTGTGCCTGCGCCCCAACGCGCAGGACTGGGCTACGAGGCCGTGA